Within the Pseudoxanthomonas sp. Root65 genome, the region ACCACTCGGGCAGCAACGGCGGCATCTTCAAGAACTTCGCGCTGGGCGACGCCCGTGGCCAGCGCGCGCTGGTGGCGCTGACCAACGGCGGCAGCGGCAACGTGCTGTACCGGCGCGTAGTGCGCGCGGCCACCGGGCACGACCTGCTGGCGTTCGACCTGTAGGCACGGCCGTCGGCCCACGCGGACCGGCGATGTGCTAAACAGCGATCCTCACCGCACCGGAGACGCTGCCATGACCTTCCCCCGTTCGTTCCGTCGCTCATCCCTCCGTGGCCTTGGCGTGATCGCCGGCGCCCTGGGCGTGTCCGCCTGCGTCAGCACACCGGGCCCGCAGGTCGCCGGCGACGGCCGGTGCAGCGATGCGACGCTGGGGTGGGCGGTCGGGCAGCCGGCGGACGAGGCCACGCTCAAGCGCCTGTCGCGTGAAAGCGGCGCAGGACTGGTGAATCCGATCGCACCGTCCACCGCCGTCAGGCACGACTCGCGGACCGACCGCCTGCGCGTGTACATCGACGCGCAGAACCGCATCACTGCCGCCCGTTGCGAATAATCCACGCCGCCCCAATGCGCCACGACCACATCCTGACCCTCTCCTGCCCGGACACCACCGGCATCGTCTACCGCGTCACCGGCCTGCTGTACGCGTCGGGCTGCAACATCCTGGACGCGCAGCAGTTCGGCGACGAGGAGTCGGGACGGTTCTTCCTGCGCGTGCATTTCGACGTGCCGGGCGCGACCGAGATCGACGTGCTGCACGAAGGCTTCGCCTCGCTGGCGGCGATGTTCGGCATGGACTGGCGCATCCACGACGCCCGCCGCAAGGCCCGGCTGATGGTGCTGGTCAGCAAGCAGGGCCATTGCCTCAACGACCTGCTGTTCCGCGTGCACAGCCGGCAGCTGCCGGTGGAGATCGCCTGCATCGCCTCCAACCATGCCGACTTCGCGGCGTTGGCGCAGTCGTACGGCGTGGCGTTCCACCACCTGCCGGTGACGGCCGACAACCGCGCCGCGCAGGAACGGCAGATCGTCGACTTGGTGGAACGCGAGCAGATCGACCTGGTGGTGCTGGCGCGCTACATGCAGATCCTCTCGCCCGCCCTGTGCGATGCGCTGGCCGGCCGCGCCATCAACATCCACCACAGCTTCCTGCCCAGCTTCAAGGGCGCCAGGCCTTACCACCAGGCGCACCAGCGCGGGGTCAAGATCATCGGTGCCACCGCGCACTACGTGACCCGCGACCTGGATGAAGGCCCGATCATCGAACAGGACGTGGCCCGCGTGGACCACGCGATGACGCCGAAGGAACTGGTGCGGATGGGCAGCGACATCGAATCGCTGGTGCTGGCGCGCGCCGTACGTCGCCATGTGGAGCACCGCATCCTGTTGAACGGGCACCGGACGGTGGTGTTCCGCTGAGCGCCGTGGCCGCTTCCTGTGGGAGCGACGTAAGTCGCGAGCTCTTCCTCTGGCAACACCAAAAGCTCGCGACTTACGTCGCTCCCACCACTGGCTGTCCCACCATTCCTGCCGCTCAGGCCCCCACGCGCCGCCGCAGCCCCACCAGCACCGCGTACACCACCGCCAGCACCACGACGGCCACGCCGATCGCCGTCCACTCGCGTGCGCTCAGCGTGGTGAGGATGGCGAGCATGCCGAACACCGCTAGGCCGGGGACCAGCGGACCGCCGCGCAGCACGAACGGCTCGCCGCGCTCGCGCAGGTCGGTGCGCTGGGCGCGCCAGGCGGCGATGCCCACCATCACGTACACCAGGCAGACCGCGCCGCCGGAGATCAGCACCAGCGCTTCGAAGTTGCCCAGCACCGCCAGCACGCAGGCGATGCCGGCATGCGCGGCCAGCGCCAGCAGCGGCACGCGGTGGGCGGCGCTGACCCGGCCAAAGGCCTGCGGCAGGTAACCATCGCGTCCCAGTGCGAACAGCAGCCGCGACGAGCCCAGCAGATTGCCGAGCAGGAAACCGGCCATCGACACGCAGGCGGTCACCAGCAGGGCGATGCGCGCCGGATCCCACAACTTCCCTGCCGCCTCGGCGATCGGCACGCTGCTGCTGGCCAGCGCCGGCCCCAGCACGCCCTGGCAGACGATCTGCAGGCCGAGGTACAGCAGCACCACCAGCAGGATCGCACTGAGCGCGGCGCGCGGCACGCTGCGCGAGGGATCGCGCACTTCGCCGCCGGGAATCAGCGCCGTTTCCACGCCCGAGTAGGCGAATACCACCATCACCATCGCCGCGCCCAGCGCCGTCCATGACGGCACATCGGCGAACGCGAAGCTGATCTGCGTGGTGTCGACGAAGGCCAGCCCCACGACCACCAGCAGGAACAGCGGCACCAGCTTCAATGTGGCCAGCGCCATCACCGCGCGTGCGCCCAGCTTCACGCCGAAGGCATTGAGCGCGTAGATCGCCGCGTACACGCCCAGCAGCAACAGCGCGCGCGGCAGCGGCGCATCGAACACGGGCCACAGGCTGGCGACCTGCAGCGACAGCGCGGCGGCGACGCCGGCACTGGACGCTACGTTGCAGATCCACATCAACGCGCCGGCCAGGAAACCCGGCAGCGTGCCGAACACCGCGCTGACGTAGGTGTACGGCCCGCCGGTCGCGGAAGCGCGGCTGCCGATGGCGGCGAAGCACAGCGCCACCGGCACCATCACCAGCGCGCCGGCCAGCAACGCCAGCGGTGCGGCCGCACCGACCTGCGCCGACAGCGCGGCCGGCATCTTGAAGATGCCGCCGCCGACGATGATGTTGATGACCGCCGCCGCCAGCGCCAGGCTGCCGACCGCGCGCAGCAAGGCGGCATCACCCTGCAGTGGGCGGGAGGGAGCGGGATCGGCGTCGCGGGTCATGGGCGTGCGGGGTGGTCGGCGGCCTGCGAGCCTGCCACGCGCACGCGTCGAATGCGAGCCGCGCGCCCGCATGCGCTCATGGCGATTCGCCATTGGACGCGCGCGCCGCCCGGGCTAGCATCGGGCTCCGCCCACGCTGCGTCCCTTGCCATGTCCCATTGCCACCGACGTTCCCTGCAGGCGGCCTGCCTGCTCGCGCTCTCCACGCTGCTGGCGCCGGCCGGCCATGCCGCAGAGTCGACCGCCGTTGCAGCGCTGGAGCAGG harbors:
- the purU gene encoding formyltetrahydrofolate deformylase → MRHDHILTLSCPDTTGIVYRVTGLLYASGCNILDAQQFGDEESGRFFLRVHFDVPGATEIDVLHEGFASLAAMFGMDWRIHDARRKARLMVLVSKQGHCLNDLLFRVHSRQLPVEIACIASNHADFAALAQSYGVAFHHLPVTADNRAAQERQIVDLVEREQIDLVVLARYMQILSPALCDALAGRAINIHHSFLPSFKGARPYHQAHQRGVKIIGATAHYVTRDLDEGPIIEQDVARVDHAMTPKELVRMGSDIESLVLARAVRRHVEHRILLNGHRTVVFR
- a CDS encoding APC family permease, which encodes MTRDADPAPSRPLQGDAALLRAVGSLALAAAVINIIVGGGIFKMPAALSAQVGAAAPLALLAGALVMVPVALCFAAIGSRASATGGPYTYVSAVFGTLPGFLAGALMWICNVASSAGVAAALSLQVASLWPVFDAPLPRALLLLGVYAAIYALNAFGVKLGARAVMALATLKLVPLFLLVVVGLAFVDTTQISFAFADVPSWTALGAAMVMVVFAYSGVETALIPGGEVRDPSRSVPRAALSAILLVVLLYLGLQIVCQGVLGPALASSSVPIAEAAGKLWDPARIALLVTACVSMAGFLLGNLLGSSRLLFALGRDGYLPQAFGRVSAAHRVPLLALAAHAGIACVLAVLGNFEALVLISGGAVCLVYVMVGIAAWRAQRTDLRERGEPFVLRGGPLVPGLAVFGMLAILTTLSAREWTAIGVAVVVLAVVYAVLVGLRRRVGA